Proteins encoded together in one Candidatus Dependentiae bacterium window:
- a CDS encoding ankyrin repeat domain-containing protein yields MKIFKFIPLALIISVASVSQGMTLRTVDQQLLAAVKSGNITRIENLIVQQNADVNIKDILGNGNTPLCYAVFKGNTQVIEILLKYGALIDAQRGNGETALALAAYSKNANVIEQLLAHGASIHYDIAHMRNLKKAQENQQALLKAVATNNTPAVMKLLQNKAYANATARQYLSAKAQELFDTVAADDSDAVKQFLKMGFSLNITDEAGNTLLHKAFYHKSRNVLELLLWHITGGTDNLGAKNKLGLTPIELTITTHIDYAEFLQELLAGLDKGPQQSTVMENINKILSYCAVQ; encoded by the coding sequence ATGAAGATATTTAAGTTTATACCTTTAGCTCTTATTATAAGCGTTGCCTCTGTTAGTCAGGGCATGACTCTTAGGACAGTAGACCAACAACTACTAGCAGCTGTTAAAAGTGGCAATATAACGAGAATTGAAAATCTTATAGTTCAGCAAAATGCTGATGTTAATATCAAAGATATTTTAGGTAATGGTAACACACCACTCTGTTATGCTGTGTTCAAAGGCAATACACAGGTAATAGAAATACTTCTTAAATATGGTGCTCTTATTGATGCTCAAAGAGGAAATGGCGAGACAGCACTTGCTCTAGCTGCATATTCTAAGAATGCAAATGTAATAGAACAGTTACTTGCTCATGGCGCTTCTATACATTACGATATAGCCCATATGCGTAACCTTAAAAAAGCTCAAGAAAATCAACAAGCCTTACTTAAAGCAGTGGCTACCAATAACACGCCTGCTGTAATGAAACTATTACAAAACAAAGCTTACGCAAACGCCACTGCAAGACAGTATCTTTCTGCTAAAGCCCAAGAACTGTTTGATACAGTAGCTGCTGATGACAGCGACGCGGTAAAACAATTTTTAAAAATGGGTTTTAGTTTAAATATCACCGATGAAGCAGGTAATACTTTACTTCATAAAGCTTTTTATCACAAAAGCAGAAACGTATTAGAACTTCTCTTGTGGCATATTACTGGTGGCACTGATAATTTAGGTGCTAAAAACAAGTTAGGCCTAACGCCAATAGAACTAACTATTACTACACACATTGATTATGCTGAATTTCTACAAGAACTATTAGCTGGTTTAGACAAAGGACCTCAGCAATCAACAGTTATGGAAAATATCAATAAGATTCTATCTTACTGCGCTGTTCAGTAA